TACGGGAACGAAAATCTATCGTCGGTATTATCGTCATTGCCATCGTCATTATCGACCTTGGCAAAAGCAGTAAACTCTATCTCAATTCGATATGTTCGATGACCGAGAAAGAGTAAAAGAAAGGTGCGAGAAAGGGAATTCACGGTCTCCCTCCACTATGAACAAATGCTCAAGTACCTTCTACTAAAATTGCCGATTAACATTATTCTCGCTAATGATCGATCGATTACGCGTGTGTCGGCAAACGAATGTGAAGAGAACAGCGGCagcattaatatttttcatatcaaACAGAACGCTAATTAATTATGTcgtcaaaaataaaagataatttgcTATAAACTAATTGAAGAGAGAAGGTAGAGAATGGCGCGTTATTGCGTCCAATCTTTTTCGTGGAAATACTTTACGAAATTGAATGACGTACTACatattttgagaaaaatgGACGATTATGAACTGCGCGCGTGTTATATCGGTCAATAATGAGACAgtacataaatttatacatagtCTAACGCACGGAAACTAAAATCGAATGTTACTATTGATGGATActtatattacgtatattgaCTTGGGTGTTTATCAGGTAAGATGTGTCGACGCAATATCGAAAGCACGATGATCGGTTCACCTGTCAAAGGGCGTGTGCTCGGCACAACGCCTTTACGAAGAAGGAAAGCGCGTGTCGTGCTTTAGCACGATTTCAAGCGGAAGCAGGCCAAATACATATTGTGCGCGAGAGAACAAGCTAAATCTACTACGCAATGTATCTCCGATTTCTCCGAACCATATAAGGGATCAAATATTGCAAGCAAATATTAGTTGTAACATCGATCCAGCACTTACGCGGTTAGTTGTCATATCAAGAAATTCCTATGTTCGATGAAAACAACTGCCAATACGTTAACTATCGTCTAGGTACAAAGTAGAACGAGATTTGaaactaattattttttcgattctttttaagcataaaatgtataatttcatcaCCAACTATACAACTAAGATGGCGGCAATTATCTTGTTCGTTAGGGCTGTCGCGTCGCGTGCGTCGCATCCGCTGTGAGCGGCAAGTGACTACCTTCAGACCACCTTTTTATCGTACTGGAATCTAACGAActttattaaaatgataattcGTTCGATAAACGAAACGATATGATGACGTACATCAAAGGAGAACGAGTCGAAACGAACGATTTCGACTacgaaaatgtaataaaacgaccaagttataagttatttCGAGCAACTTGTGAAAAAGATCAGGCGACTGCATGGCTACGGGGTCTACACGATCCGCGTTCAATTACACTTCGTATTATTTACGGGCGATATTTTAAAAGACATTGCGTGCAATGACCTCTGCTTCACTTGTACACACGCATATAATTACGTTTGAAAAAAGACTCACCTTTAGAGTGTTACAAACGGCCTAGAAAGTCGAGGCTTCGGCGTATTCAACGGCTCCCGTCCACTACGATCTCACAGAGTGCACTGGCGCAACGAGCGGAAGCCGCCATCTTGAACTGCATTCACTTGACGCTTTCCGTCCGTTCGAAATACACTTCTTTACCATTCCCGCCTTTTTTCAACTCTATCGACAAACTATTAATTCGCTTGCGTGCATTTGAcaaaatcaattattttacatttttctaaatatctttGCTATTCCTATGCTTCCTTTAAAATTCTGttctaatatatacataagtaGGTACACATTTTCAATTGATTAAATTGCATGCATTTACATTAGTATGATATTACCGAATCAGAAACAATTTAACATTCTTCTTTACATTTCAATCAATCGGTTACAATCgttgtttcaattaatttaaaagttatacaatttttctttttgcttgacatatttcttttaaatttgaataatgttaaaaattctGTTGGAACTCGCACCGCGTACGTTTATGCGCCATTTTCTTCAAGTACATGTACACTTATCGTAAAGTATGTTCCTGGATCACTAAAGTGTTTCGTAGTTCTATCGACCAATCGTTATCagtgatttttaaaatatccttGCAAAAAGATGCCCAAGTCGAAAAGAGATAAGAAAAGTAACGTTACGCTATATTATTCGATAGCTTTTATTTACTGTTTTATTACGAATGCATAATTTTCCCAGACTAACCTAAAAATGCCTCACGTGTCTCCGagtaattgataaatttgtatttcacaGTATCTCTTACGAAAACAAATAAGAAAGGCCTTGCTTTGAAACAACAAATTGTGGAGGATGTTAGAAGTTGCGTTGAGAAATATGACAGGATATTTCTTCTATCCGTACATAATATGCGCAATAACAAACTTAAAGATCTACGATCGGAATGGAAAGACAGTCGGTTTTTTTTTGGTAAAAACAAGGTGATAGCGCTAGCTTTCGGTAAATTACCGGAAACCGAAGCTGCAGAAGGTCTTCATAAATTATCATTAGCATTAAGAGGACAATGCGGTCTGCTATTTACAAACAGGAGTAAGAAGGAGGTATATATTtgtctattaaaatattaatataaaatattaagtttGTATCTATTTGTTTGTATCTTGTTAAGGTATTGGATTGGATGGAAGAATATGAAGAAATAGATTATGCTAGATCTGGATTTATTGCTCAAGAAACTATAATGTTACCTGAAGGGCCAATGCCAGAGTTTTCGCATAGTATAGAACCTCATTTAAGACAATTAGGAATGCCCACAGCTTTACAGAAGGGTGTGGTAACATTAATCAAAGACTATATTGTATGTAAAGAGGGTCAAACGTTAAATCCAGAACAAGCAAGGATTTTggtaaagatatttttctatatttcatgTTACATGTtaaatacaatgaaataaTCGTTTGTTCCTGTTACAGAAATTACTTGATAAACCATTGGCTACCTTTAAATTGATACCGTTAGGTATATTTTCCAAGAAACATGGATATAAACAACTTATATCTCAACATGATGTTAAAGAAAATATGGAGGAACAACAAATGGACATAGaggaaacagaaaatattgataatacatgaaatataaaatacaacagactaatttttatatgtaggTGCTTTCTTCTACCTTCCTTCCTTCCACACATTTACTCATTTGCATGCACACATACACGTACAAACAACGATatagaattgaatttttcaacttacacattttgttaaaagaaaaaaaaaagaaagaaacatatGAACATATCAATTAGAcacatatacattttttgaaaCAACTGATGTAAATTAGacataaacatatttttaaaacctCAAAATTATGAAATCTCCTTTTAACTATTGtctgtttatttaaatcacttaatgaaacaaaatgatGATGCTAcctctatatttttctatattttggaTTGTTGGAATTGTATGGGTAAATCATAAAATCGTTAACCTATGACATAGATATCAAAAACAACAAAAtctgaatttaatttatttttaattatctaccTATATAGACGATTTATTATTGGTGCTCCGAAAATCCttgtaataataatcgtaAGATGACTTTTAATGTAAATTCTGATACTAGAAGTAGTacgatatcgatcgattctTCGGATGTATCTGACAatgatgaaattttgaaacgtaATAGAAAGGGATTAAAATATCAGGTGTATATCaacaaattcaattattaaatttaaaaaaatttatataatgtattaatatagtattacggctaATTACGTTGTTTCGTTACCTATTTCATTATTGATTACAGACTAAAACGCGTTGGCCAAGCAGAACTTCGataaatgaaatgtaatatGGACATGCAGAATTTCTATCATTGACGACATCCTTCCACTAATATAATTTGGCTGTGAAAAGAATAAACCTATAAAActtgaattatttaacaaaacgattagttttttattactttgttatttatttgttttaaaagcTACAAGGTATATATCATTGTTACATATGTATTCATGTTTAGTTGCAGAATACTGAgcaatatcaaataaattacatgGAAACTTTGAAATTACATAATACAAGACACATCACAAAACATGTGACAAAATCTACTGAATTTTATAACCTGTTTGAAAGTATTAGATCATTATGTgatgatattatattaactataacgataaaaataacgtaatatgcaaatatatagCGACATACATTAATAtggtatatattataaaacaagaGATATTTTATCCAATGAGTAGCAGTAtcctataaaattttattcattacgTAGAAACATGATCTAGTGTaaaattgcttttattttataagtatTCGCGTCTAGTTAAGCAATATTCATATTAGTTGCAGGAATAAgcattcgaaatttaattttgtatttaaattattgctagggaatgctttcaataactagtaatttatgtatattcatTGAGTACAAATTCAAACATAACTTCTAactttttttatgtttattataaatattatgtaataccTATGAAACATTACTGATATTATGTATACTTATTACAAAAAACATACACacaagtaataataaaataaaattgatggaaaatcataaatttaaaataaaatttaaatttatttgtactcTAAAAGTAAATGAGCTCAAGAgaagcaataaaataataccaaaaattaaatacatttgacttcatatatatatatatatcataccaaaataataacatagtaataaaatagtaataataataaacctaATAACAATCAATATACATTGCTTTGCTATTACAAAGTGATAGCAAACTTATGACAAAGACTTGTAAATGGtacagaaaaaatattgtcatttcctgtattacttttttcttatagttcattctccttttttcgtgtttccttccttttttttctgaGAAATAGTTCATAACCATCCAGGAAATGTTTTtgcattaaattaaatgtcaTTAAAATACAATACTGCACCGTCAAGTAATTTGCATCTACTAACACTATCATTGTGTGGTTAGCGTCAGGATATCGATCTTCTTTACTAtaactttttcaaataatatatctCTAACGTCATATTCTTAATAGTACACatttaaaatacgaaatatagtctaaactgaaaatattttcggtTCTATTTTCTTTGGTGGAACGCAATTATATCCTTGCATGTTACTGACAATagttaagaaatattaagacCGTCACTTTCTCTCATGTTATTATGGTATTTTCATTAACAGAAAACGGCAATCTATACTACTTTACTAACACCCTTTATACTTAACTATCTTTAGATGATACAGTTTGAAAGACATAGGCATAGAATATGTTGCTatcaaaaaaagaagaaactgaaAACATTTCAACAACatgtttacgttataaaatgaaacttgTACATAGTTTGAAAAAACAGTAGCTTCGTATATGAAACTATATAGAAACATCAGATAGAAACATTTCTCATTGTTAGTGCAAATAACGAATTCACTTTTCTACACTGTTATCGTCCTGACCTCGTTAGTAAGTTGTTCGAATTATATCACAATGCACAAATGATTACGTTCTAGAATATGGCAATTTCACAGCACATTAATGTAACAGAGAtctcatataaaaataaataagaattaatttaacaaaatgttcgataaatatattagctgaaataatatataaatatctaaataatattataatacactAGATTTTTATATGCTAGAATAGTTACGGTTAAACGTTTCTAAAAGccagaaattttttatgaaattaaacgaGATGTATAGTGCAAAAAATGGTAGCAGAGATacgaattacgttatactgttTTCTGTTAATAATAAACGGAACTTTCTAGCgtgagatattttatataaacgcATTAATGAATCATTTTTCACACATGTTTATCAGCATATCGAAATTACTCATAGGTATCATAAATGTTTTCAATTATCGACCAacaacataatatatatttagtggAATAATCTACGGATTATCTGAAGCACAGCGTGTAAGCGATCTGCTTTGAACTCTTCTTGAAGCGTATTATGACGTGATGAGTCctttaattatgtatattgaaGCACTCGTATCGTGCTCTCTAAATGAtaattttgctataaattatattgaaaattaatttaatgtctTTGATAACTGACAACATAGTCCTATTACACTATGAGAATTGGAATGTGTTTAAATTCAATTGTAAAAGACAGATTACCTTTCTTACACACTGATccatgtattatttataaatgatgataaattacttttatatgtatttagtgTTCTTTAGAATCTTGCATTCGACAAACAAAACACGACTACTAAGCCTACATCACGGTGTAAATCTACTTCCGAGTCTCATCTATTTGAAAGTCAAGAACACTACGTCTGAATACGTCCTATAccatatgaaatataaaagatgatTAATAGAATTGATTATTAtcgaattacaaataaaatgtatcCATTTCTTCTGCAgagtaaatttgtaaaatattttcacttaGGTAATTTGTTTTTGAGCGTAAAGTTCTTCAAGCGATGGTACTTCTGGTATTGGGTCTCGCCAATACGCGAAATTACTAAATTCATCCGCAGCCTCTTCTCGCCATGCTGGGAAAAGATGGTCAACAATAAAGCTCATGTTTGAATatctgaaaaaataatatgaataaattaaatgtatcGGGTTTATCATAATACTATTATAATACTATTCTGCATgtttgctaaaaaaaaaaatcgggaAACATATAATCTAGGGTAAACGTCAAATGCATCGTTCCATTATAGAAAATAAGCTACTATATGTATcgcattattatacatatgcatataacgaataaaattctgCCGAAACAATTCCATTTCGTCGTGGCCCTAATAATAGTTTCATTTTAGCATAAATATActtatgtatatgtgtatgtacatatatattagaaTGGCgctatatttagaaattaaaaattaatttaagctTGCTGTTAAGGAAGAACGTATGTAGTATGTTTGCAAGTATTAATATGAACTGCTTGATCACTTGATCAAAGATCTTTTTAAACAATAGCTCTTAtgcatatttttgttttagttTTTGAAATTCAAAAGCTCGAAGCTATATGATTAAATTCAGCAATATAGAAACAATTCTCCTGTATCACTCGTttgtaatgttaataaaaaagcCTAATGTATCGACACAGTTGTCGCGCACAGTTGTATCTACACAGAACTTTGTCGTACATATGAGTAATATGTTCGAAGTACTTGGTTGAATGTTCGTGcataaacaaaaagaaagtaaaaactAGTTTACCATACACACACTGATAATACATCTaggatttttatttcgtaagaGTTTTACGCGCATAAAACATGATTATCGTATATGATTCAAGAGACAATTATTAATGTCAGTGAAAGTTTCATCTCATCTGTGTAACATTTAAGGTGATGAATCTACATTAAGGCAGCTGTGGATGAATGAAAATGGAAATGATAAGAAGCAATCATGTAATAACCAGTGCTTACCCTATAAGAATCATAAGAAGATAGGTAGGAGTTCTTGCACAACCAAATACCTCAAAGCATACTAGCAATGtcaaactaaagaaataagttaaatttctacttttaagagaaaataaataaaataaaaaaaaaggaaattgccATTGGAAAAATTTAACTGCGCTTCAACAATTTGTGGTATACATCATtatgaaagatatatatatatatatatataaaactatatatataactattataTCGAGATATATtgtgtaatatgtaaaatatatcttgATTCAccataatatgaaatttctatgAGACTGCAAATATCACTATATTTGCTGAGGAAATTCCGAGTATAGAATACTATTCCTATTACGAGATAGCAAatctatatgtatttaaaaaaaggacCAATGGCACAAATATATTGTTTTGTATCTAGACCATTATCACGACATTATCAATGggattaatagaaaaaaacaGCTACGGTTGTGCCGCCATCAGTAGGTGTTTCACATGGGCAGTGGCGGGAACAACTCATTGACGATATCGCACTGACATGCGTAACTGCAATCATAGAAATATCCGACCTATCAATATCTCTTTCTCAATAacaaattttccttttctgtaaaatatcttctctttttcttactAACTGGATGAGATACAAATACCGAATTCTTTTCATAtcaaaattatgaataatgctatttaacaaattaatctTTATTCATTTAGGAAAAGCTTAGCGTACATTCGCAATTCCTAAAAGCAACGTATGAAGATGCAACATAATATACGCATTTGTCTTTAGAATAACATGttcaaattattttgcaattttgtataaaaaaacataaaaatattaattaaatactgATACGCTAATAAACTGCTTAAAGGATCGATTACATTGAGCACTACATTAGCGTGTCTGTTTAACTACTAATACAATAATGAAAGGATAGAAATTGGCAAAAAAGGCAAATACTTACGAAGATTGGAATGTTTGCGTCAATTCGTGTTTTAATTCGCCTCTATGGTTTATAGTAAATATACGCATAGTTGGAATTCCTACAGCTCGATACGCCCAAACGTcctagaagaaaaaaaaaaaaagaaacaatcaaaataatcaaaaagATATATACTATGTAATAATTCGGTAGAATATTTTGGGAAGCTActgtaaattaaaagaaatatttacattaattcGATTTCCGTAACCAGCATAAAATGGCTTCGAACCTTCTGGGAATAAAGCTTGAATATCACTAAGACAGGATATCTTAAATTCTTCAGGTTTTCTCTCTATAACTTCACGATGGAATGCTGAAATTAAGCTCGTTGGATTTAAAAGCAATGGCCCTTCAGGGAGTGATAAATCTCCTTGTCTAATgcttttcaaatattctctCGTAACTTTGGCTTGTCCAATGGCCCTTGCAGAAAGATACAGCAATTTGTAaccattatttttaatttttgtaaataactgAGCAACACCAGATTGAGCCCAATCTTTGCCAACAATTGGCAGAATGTGACCTAGTACATCAGATTTTGTAATAGTTCCATCTATATCGGAGATAACAATTTTATCATCCCATCTCCACTTGTAAATATGACATTTACAACGTGTTGTGCCCTGATAAGCTGTAGTTACACTAAAAACTACTTCGTTAGCTCCATCTTTCAAATTAAGACTTGCCTGTAACAAGATAACAAACTCAGCATtgatacacacacacacaaagtataagaattcgaaaattttGTCTGTGTTAGAATGTTGTAAAAATCTTTTACATACTATCTGTGCTGATGACAATCTCAaagttttacgatatttctCAGTAGATTCATAGTACGATCTTCTCTCTTTAGGTATTTTGACTCCTTGTGACTGGTTTTGATTACTATCAGAATCTTCGCTACCGCTATAACCTTCACCCTCTCTGTCGCGATTTTTCTCAATCTTGGCGATATCTTCCGTTAATTTTGCAGATTGCTCTACCGTTTCCGTCACCGTCGTTATAGAATCTACATTCTGGTCAATCTTTAATTCCCTACTTGCAGTTTCATCAACTGGAGTATTTTCTTTGGTTTCCATCTGTTCCGATTGTACAACGACTCCATCAGCTACAATACGCAGGAGAAGATAATTtagattattttacatatcacTTGAAAAATgctgaataaaattaaacgggAAACCATCTTACTTTGACTAAGGTCTTGAGACTTTTTGGTTGGTTGTGCAGAACGTCTCCATGAAAACCACGAACTATAACCACTACGGCTTTCGGGTTTGTCACTGctttcttgttttttctctTCGTGCATTGGTAACGACATACATTGagcatataaattttctattgtaCTTTGTGGTAAATGTCTTTGGAATACAGCGTAAGTCATTACAATCGGGCAAGCGGCCGCCCAATTATAgaattttccattaatttttacaactAAATTTggattttcatataattttggaTCTGAACAGATATCTTCGAAATGGAGCAAATTTTGATGGAAAACTTCTTTGGATGGGCCAGTTTCAGAATCTAAACCACCGCATAAGGATAAACTAATATTCATACTGCCGTCAAATATAGAATGTTTTGGTTCCTCGAAGTCACTATCCAATGACTTTGGTCCACCGATAGCTCCTTCGACGCTGTTAGGGCTTTGTGGCAAGCTTGGTCCATTGCCTGATTCTGTATCTTCTTCGTCTACTCCTTTCCCATCTACAAACATGATAATTAGAGTAATTAcacattttatacaatttatcaaAACAAATTGTTTACTTTTAACCGCTGCTTGGGCTCTGTGAGAGGAAGGAAAATAGAGAGCTGCAACTTCCGGGTCCAGTTCGTCAGCGTTAAGATCACTAAGATAAATCCCTTCTGACTCTGGATTACGTCTTACACGAGAAGTTTTCCGCATAAACGACAACATACCACTGAGCATAGATCGGTGTGCTTCCACTGTTATCGAAACAATGGTTGATTAGTCTAaagtgtataaaattatatttatatataaagacACGTTTTAAAAGATAAGATCAGTCTATTAACTGATCaagcaaaatataatatttcatgctttttatttttacgatttttatctttacgtttcgatattttttgtcttttttctgTTAATTGTACTAACTACTATTCGGTTGATTAACAGCATTTGATGAACTCAATGAACTTCTGTGAGGTGCGTGTGTGGATTCTGGAGGCAAACTGGGCAATTCACCCCATCTCCAACTCTGTTGATGACTtttatcttcttctctttcagcATCTTCTTGCGTTATTTTACGCATTTCAAACTCTGTGTCAGACTGAACAGGTGAACATGGCCTGGAATCCTGATTCCTATTAAATATGATGACAATAAAAGggtaaacaaattaattttacatgtAAATAGTCATTATACATACACCTTTCtcataatttctataatattatatataattatatatacatatatgtacaatcATATATAACTTTAACATTTATACATACTCGTAGGcacaataatacaataatacacAATCTATTCAATGGCAAActtactttgtaatttcagTATCACTGAAGAAATGGAAGTCTGTTTCGGGACGTTTATCTGTTGTTTCCTGAGATGAAACTATAGGTTCATCTTTTCTCCCTAATTCTACAGCTGGATTTGAATCCTTCAATATCTTTAACTGATACACATGTCAAAATAAGCAATACTAAATCAATAGATgagtaattaatttgaaatgcaAGTATTAAACTTACAGATTCGGTAAGAATTTCATCCGGAATAGACGCGTCGTTCTCGCTTATTTCCGTCTGGCTACTACTACCATTGCTAGTCTTTCTCTGagatcctttttttttcaaaatgcTTTTCCTCTTCCGTTTCTTCTTACTTGCATTGGTATTGCTTTTGTTTTCTTCGACACTCGCgtcctttgaattttttttactcATGGACACGTTCGATTCGTCACTCGATTTTTCTCTACTACCGCTACTTTGCACATCCTCCGTAATTGGTCTAAAATCATTCTTCACAACGCTAATTTTACGAATTCTTTCGGACGAAGTTACAGCTACAAAAGATTTAGGAGCGGACGCAGTTGTACACATTTCATCATCATTAATACCATCcatgttaaaaatttcttcctcGCCTTTTAAGGAATCTCgtgtttctcctttttcttctttccagtCGCTTAATAGAGCTTTCTCAAACTTTTGTCTCTGTTCTATAGGGAGTTCTGGGAAATTTTCTTTGAACaatctttctttatcttcgCTTTTTAAAGCAGAATATTGTTTGCAAATTAGTTGTTGCTTTTGGACTGCAGAGATATCACCAAAATTATCCTTGAgtatttcttctctctcttctgaAGTTAAAGCAGCAATTTGAAGCCACTTTGCACGGTGTTCCAATGGGAGATCAGAGAATTGTTCGATTaagaatttttctctttcatccGGAGGCAAAGCTGACATTTGCTCCCATTTCTCTCTTTCAGTAGACAAGATAGATTCTATAAGGATTTTATCTGTTTGCTCTGGAGGAAGATcagaaagaatattaaatctaGACGATGGGAAACAATTGTCTTCAGGGATAGGGGAACAAGCCAAATGAGGTGGAATTTCAGCGTCAGTCGGTGAACCATGAGAACTAACTTCCTCGACGAAAAAAGCTTCCCCAGAATCTCCTAATTTCATATGGATTTGTCTAGGTTCTCCATCTATTTCTATATCCACCTGTTAacagaatatgaaaaataaattattttttctctgtGGTTGCTCTTACATATCCTGAGCATTTGAATtggcaaataaaatttacaaaaactactcagtattatttaaaacactACAAAGGTAAGATTTGAATATATAACAAACAAAATACGAGACACGATGTTATAACAAAGATTTCAGaagtttctaaaaaattatctttgaaaaatatttgaatcgaCATGAGataaaaacgataaaagatacgagataaatatgaaacaaaaactATGAGAAGCTTACTATTTTTTCTCTGGAACGAAGTACTCCGAGCTTTCCAAAGCGAACGTGAAAAGGTGAGCAAGTAAAGGATCCATCCGGTTGTTCAACAACGATGACATCGATAGCACCGGTCAGCGTTGCTGCATTGATCTCATTGTAGAAAACGCGAAAGTTACTTATGAACTTGCCAATGTAGTTCATACTGTACATTGTACACTAACGTATAGTCTCAAACCACtctaaaaatgtatttccGTTAGGATATTTCACCGCGTTGCAGTGATGCGTGTGTGACAAGATACTTGAAAGTTGCCGCGACACTGAACACCCGTATCTGTTTAAAGGTCTTTCGAGAAGAAAGACATTGTGTCCGGAAATATCGGATTTAAGGAACGACTTAACCACATCGAGACATTGTTTTTCAATGGCAACcgtaaaattgagaaaattcgCTGTTTCTTGCTCGAGCGAGTCGAAAACTGCAACCGAATCGCCTTTCAAtcaaatgaaacaattttcaacgaCTCACAGAATACAACCGTCGCTGTTACGAGTTACAAGACAGTCGAGAACTGTCAAAAATTTGTAGCCGGGCAAATACTTCGATTACAAATTTATGGTCAGTTTATCGTGGAAGTTACGCATCGAAATTAACGACTAGACGAATACACgttgaaaattagaaaattgttcgTCTATTCAACAGAATACGCTTTCGTAATTCGGCTAAAACTTGAATTCTTTGTTCTTGAGAATACTTCAGTAAGGAACTCAGCCGACTACCAGCAGACGGTAGCCCAAATTGACGTTAGAACAGGTCACGTGTCCAGACCTGGCCAATCCAGGTTCCGATACACATCGGTCAATAAGACTCAACGTCACGTGACCTCCTGGGAATCACGATGTACCGCGTCCTTTAAATGCTTTTACTAGATCTGAAAGCACAAAGACACAACATACGATtacgaatttaattatatctagGTACATTCTCTTTGAATTAAGTTTTGAAGGAGACTAGCGTAGCGTTACGTTTATTTTTGTCGAATCGGTTTATCGTTACCCTCGAAACATTGATCGTCGAAGCTTTGTTAAGCATTGATTATACGTTTTCATTTAAACAATGAGAGTATTTTAAACATTGAACTTtgctcgaataaaaatttgcgATACACGtgtaaatttaacattttaacgCATATATACTAGTCATTTTGCGTAACATTGTTAAGTAAGATTGC
Above is a genomic segment from Bombus fervidus isolate BK054 chromosome 4, iyBomFerv1, whole genome shotgun sequence containing:
- the Rplp0-like gene encoding ribosomal protein LP0-like, translating into MPKSKRDKKISLTKTNKKGLALKQQIVEDVRSCVEKYDRIFLLSVHNMRNNKLKDLRSEWKDSRFFFGKNKVIALAFGKLPETEAAEGLHKLSLALRGQCGLLFTNRSKKEVLDWMEEYEEIDYARSGFIAQETIMLPEGPMPEFSHSIEPHLRQLGMPTALQKGVVTLIKDYIVCKEGQTLNPEQARILKLLDKPLATFKLIPLGIFSKKHGYKQLISQHDVKENMEEQQMDIEETENIDNT